The following proteins come from a genomic window of Myroides odoratus DSM 2801:
- a CDS encoding 3'-5' exonuclease, whose amino-acid sequence MNSFVALDFETANQHRSSVCSIGLVFVENRQIVDKYYELIKPTPNFYSYWNTKVHGLTERDTARAEEFPEIWDYLRMRIKDLPLVAHNSAFDQSCLKAVLASYNLPIHQNPFYCTFRKSKQVFPTLPNHKLNTVSEYLGFTLDNHHHALADAEACAHIALHVF is encoded by the coding sequence ATGAATTCTTTTGTTGCTTTAGATTTTGAAACCGCCAATCAACATAGAAGTAGTGTATGTAGTATTGGGTTAGTCTTTGTTGAGAACAGACAAATCGTCGATAAGTATTACGAGTTAATCAAACCTACCCCTAACTTTTATAGCTATTGGAATACAAAAGTGCACGGATTAACGGAAAGAGATACCGCCCGAGCGGAGGAATTCCCTGAAATATGGGATTATTTACGCATGCGTATCAAAGATTTGCCTTTGGTGGCGCATAATAGTGCATTTGATCAAAGTTGTTTGAAAGCGGTATTAGCGAGTTATAATCTACCCATTCACCAAAATCCATTCTATTGTACGTTTCGAAAATCGAAGCAAGTATTTCCTACCTTGCCCAATCACAAGCTCAATACCGTATCAGAATATTTAGGTTTTACACTAGATAATCACCACCATGCCCTAGCAGATGCAGAAGCCTGTGCGCATATAGCATTACACGTTTTTTAA
- a CDS encoding CBS domain-containing protein, producing the protein MKQRVPISQIMTKVLIAVPTTKKISEVNQLFTDYNIRHIPVVEGEQLVGIISSNDILKIGYSTANMDVEAINAIYDAYKLEDIMTVNPVVVEDDVTIKEVAELLVEQQFHSLPVVDKNKTLVGIVTTTDLINYLIAQY; encoded by the coding sequence ATGAAACAAAGAGTACCCATTTCGCAAATCATGACGAAGGTATTAATCGCAGTACCTACGACTAAAAAAATTAGTGAAGTCAATCAATTATTTACCGATTACAACATCCGACATATTCCCGTAGTAGAAGGGGAGCAGTTAGTCGGTATTATATCGAGTAATGATATTTTAAAGATCGGGTATAGCACTGCTAATATGGATGTAGAAGCAATCAATGCCATCTATGATGCTTATAAATTAGAGGATATTATGACGGTTAATCCCGTTGTAGTTGAGGATGATGTAACGATAAAAGAAGTAGCCGAATTATTAGTTGAACAACAATTCCACTCGTTACCAGTGGTAGATAAAAACAAAACCTTGGTCGGAATTGTTACAACAACAGACCTCATTAATTATTTAATCGCTCAGTATTAA
- a CDS encoding helix-turn-helix domain-containing protein, which produces MVQSIDLFGIQLACYTQSKKSGEQLMKHHGVSFLISGELEAFDGKTKYYYRKGDLIVYRKNTLIRFVKYPYKGEAFQAISVVLDDAILQEFALNQGYKAEKKTEANLIRLEQDDLLQGYFTALMGWFTQAIKDKNLIDLKKRELIYLLLHHNPNLASTLFHFAQPGKVDLENYMNTHFRFNIPLVEFAFLTGRSLATFKRDFEKIFHLSPNKWLVNKRLEEAYYLLEHKKMKVKEVYVEVGFETLSHFSHAFKQRFGVNPSTI; this is translated from the coding sequence ATGGTACAATCAATCGACTTATTTGGCATTCAATTAGCTTGTTATACACAGAGTAAAAAATCAGGAGAGCAACTCATGAAACACCATGGAGTTTCTTTTTTGATTTCAGGTGAATTAGAAGCATTTGACGGTAAAACAAAATACTACTATCGAAAAGGAGATCTAATTGTATACCGAAAAAACACGCTCATCCGATTCGTGAAATACCCGTATAAAGGGGAAGCTTTTCAAGCTATTTCTGTCGTATTGGACGATGCGATATTACAAGAATTTGCTTTAAATCAAGGCTATAAAGCAGAAAAGAAAACGGAAGCTAATCTCATTCGCTTAGAGCAGGATGATTTATTACAAGGCTATTTTACTGCTTTAATGGGATGGTTTACCCAAGCAATAAAGGATAAAAACCTAATTGATCTCAAAAAGAGAGAATTGATTTATTTGCTCTTGCATCACAATCCTAATTTAGCCTCCACCTTGTTCCATTTTGCACAACCTGGAAAAGTCGACTTAGAAAACTATATGAATACGCATTTTCGCTTTAATATTCCTTTAGTTGAATTTGCTTTTCTAACAGGAAGAAGTTTGGCAACATTTAAACGAGACTTTGAAAAGATTTTTCATCTTTCTCCCAATAAGTGGTTAGTAAATAAACGATTGGAAGAGGCGTATTACTTGTTGGAACATAAAAAAATGAAGGTAAAAGAGGTGTATGTAGAGGTTGGATTTGAAACGTTATCTCACTTTTCGCATGCCTTTAAACAACGCTTTGGAGTAAATCCTTCGACTATTTAG
- a CDS encoding MBL fold metallo-hydrolase — translation MMHPKFGKRPSGERLQRIKESVNYSQGKFQNQSHTPQLTQSITTALYDYFFAKSTETKPLNQIPTQVIDWKALEGDQPQLVWFGHSSYLMQIEGKFILVDPVLSGSASPIPGGTKSFKGTDIATVAELPVIDVLFLTHDHYDHMDYETLKALKTKVKQVVCGLGVGAHLEYWGYSPQQLIEKDWWEEIVLDTGFKVTLTPARHFSGRSIFSANTLWTSFVLETAHKRIFIGGDSGYDTHFKEIGEQFGPFDLAILENGQYDKSWKYIHMMPEEVVQAAKDLQACVLFPVHSAKFVLANHAWNEPLERIALESVKEKMPLLTPQIGENVNLDAMHIQPTYWWKN, via the coding sequence ATGATGCATCCAAAGTTTGGTAAACGTCCGTCAGGAGAACGTTTACAACGAATCAAAGAATCTGTAAATTACAGCCAAGGGAAATTCCAAAATCAAAGTCATACTCCTCAATTAACCCAATCCATAACGACAGCACTGTACGATTATTTCTTTGCAAAATCAACGGAAACTAAACCTCTCAATCAAATTCCGACTCAGGTCATCGACTGGAAGGCATTGGAAGGAGATCAACCGCAATTGGTTTGGTTTGGTCATTCGTCTTATTTGATGCAGATAGAAGGTAAATTTATCTTGGTGGATCCCGTGTTGAGTGGTAGTGCTTCTCCTATACCCGGAGGAACTAAATCGTTTAAAGGAACGGATATTGCTACAGTGGCTGAATTGCCTGTTATTGATGTATTATTTCTTACCCATGATCACTATGATCACATGGATTATGAAACATTAAAAGCCTTGAAAACGAAGGTAAAACAGGTTGTTTGTGGGTTAGGAGTAGGTGCACATTTGGAGTATTGGGGGTATTCTCCTCAACAACTTATTGAAAAAGATTGGTGGGAGGAGATCGTATTGGATACTGGGTTTAAAGTAACGCTAACTCCAGCTCGTCACTTTTCAGGACGAAGTATTTTTTCAGCCAATACACTGTGGACTTCTTTTGTATTAGAAACAGCACATAAAAGGATTTTCATTGGTGGAGATAGTGGATATGATACGCATTTTAAAGAAATCGGAGAGCAGTTTGGCCCTTTTGATTTAGCAATTTTAGAAAATGGACAATACGATAAGAGTTGGAAATACATTCACATGATGCCGGAAGAGGTTGTTCAAGCTGCTAAAGATCTGCAAGCTTGTGTTTTATTTCCCGTTCATTCCGCAAAATTTGTGTTGGCGAACCACGCTTGGAACGAACCCTTGGAACGCATAGCTTTAGAGAGTGTAAAAGAAAAGATGCCTTTGCTCACTCCTCAAATTGGAGAAAATGTTAATTTAGATGCTATGCATATCCAACCAACGTATTGGTGGAAAAACTAA
- a CDS encoding VF530 family protein, which translates to METSKDPLHGKKLADILEELVDYYQGFEGLGKQINIRCFTHDPSINSALKFLRKTPWAREKTESLYVYVLRQKAKKGHI; encoded by the coding sequence ATGGAAACTTCAAAAGATCCTTTACACGGAAAAAAACTCGCTGATATTCTCGAAGAATTAGTCGATTATTATCAAGGTTTTGAAGGCTTGGGCAAGCAAATTAACATCCGCTGTTTCACCCATGACCCAAGTATTAATTCTGCTTTAAAATTCTTGAGAAAAACACCGTGGGCAAGAGAAAAAACGGAAAGTTTATATGTGTATGTCTTACGTCAAAAAGCAAAGAAAGGCCATATATAA